The following proteins come from a genomic window of Miscanthus floridulus cultivar M001 chromosome 2, ASM1932011v1, whole genome shotgun sequence:
- the LOC136540349 gene encoding uncharacterized protein, which produces MVAKVAHIDNQGQADKGSKGLTFPRTSIMTNIRSQRIIAPACNQSRSSQLEVYLISLRNHYKVVAKGKLVTSDSTQSIAGTVLGKEFVGVYVDALGDGNSGDEMLPRPFHSIKTMSDAIGFVVAWPSSHVSFLLY; this is translated from the exons ATGGTTGCAAAG GTGGCACATATTGACAATCAAGGTCAAGCAGATAAGGGTTCTAAAGGTCTAACTTTTCCACGTACTAGCATAATGACCAACATA AGATCTCAAAGAATTATTGCTCCAGCTTGTAATCAATCGAGATCG AGCCAACTGGAAGTTTATCTTATTTCACTAAGAAACCATTATAAAGTCGTGGCCAAAGGAAAGTTAGTGACTAGTGACAGCACTCAAAGCATTGCTGGGACTGTGCTTGGAAAAGAATTTGTTGGGGTTTATGTTGATGCCCTTGGTGATGGAAACAGTGGAGATGAGATGTTACCTAGACCGTTCCATTCTATCAAAACTATGAGTGATGCTATTGGCTTTGTTGTTGCTTGGCCTAGTTCGCATGTAAGTTTTCTCTTATATTAA